TGGAAACAAATTCCGGACGAGGTTTCATAATTACCCGAATTTTTGCCGAGGTCGTTCATTCGTTTTTGCCAAAAATTGCTCGATGGTTATTCCAGAATTTCCAGAACAGCGCGTTTCCCTCTTTTTGCTGATGCAGCCGCCAGTAAAATGCGGATCGATTTGGCTGTCTGACCGCGTTTGCCGATCACTTTTCCTAAATCTCCGTATCCCACCCGCAGTTCATACACAATCGTGCGCTCACCATCGATCTCTGTGACGCTAACCTCTTCGGGCTTGTCGACCAGATGTTTGGCGATGGTTTCAATGAACCTTTTCATGTCTCCAACCTGCGCATTCTCAGATTGTTGTTCTTTAGGCTCCATCGTCTCATTGGATTCCGCGAACATAATATCCCCTCCTCAATTAGCTCGTAATAGTAGAGATCGGATTATTTGATTTATCTTTCTGCGAACTCGTTCAAAGAACAACCGAATCTATATTTGATCAAAATTTATCCAAAAGAGAAGCGCACGTTTTTATAGACTACTTTATTCCGAAGCTGATTCTTGTTTTTTCTCTTCGCTATCAGCAGTTTCTTCGGCAGCCGGCTCCGCTGCTTCAGCGGCTGGTTCTTCTGCCGCCTCCTCAACAGGTGCAGTTTCCGCCGCAGCTTCAACCTCAGCTACCTCTATCGTCGGCTCGGTTTCTGCTGCTTCTGCCGCCTGTTCAATTTCAGCAGTTTCAGTTGTCGGTTCAGTTTCTTCAGCTTCCGCCGCCTGTTCGGTTTCAACAACTTCAGTTGCTGGCTCAATTTCTTCAGCTTCTGCCGCTTGTTCAGTTTCTCCAGCTTCTGCCGCTACCGCTTCCTCTTCTTCAGCGGCTTTCGCTTCTTCTTTGTCTCTTTTCTTTTGCGCCTCAATCGCTTCCAGACGTTTTTGTCGTTCTAATTGTAAAACTTCCCACTTTTTCACTTCTTCTTCAATTTTCTTCTCATCTGCACCCTGTTTCATCAAAGACCATTTCATCCAGATGCCGTGTTCGCTCAGCAAATTTTTCACCGTATCCGTGGGGATGGCGCCATTTTTCAGCCAATAAAAAACCTTTTCCTCATCAATCAGCACTTCAGCCGGATTGGTCAAAGGATTGTAATGACCGATCTTTTCAATGTATTTTCCGTCGCGTTTAGCACGCGAATCGATAGCGACGATTCTATAAAAAGGCTGTTTCTTTTTTCCTCGTCGTGTCAATCGTAATTTTACTGCCAATTCTTTTACCTCCTCACGTTCAAATTTTTCACTAAAAACCAATCGGCAAACCCTTGAAGCCGATCTTGTTAATATTTTTCATCATTTTTTGCATCATTTTAAATTGCTTCAGCAATTGATTCACATCCTGAATACTGGTACCGCTGCCCCTGAAAATTCTTTTTCGCCGGCTGCCGTCGATGATGTGCGGTCGCTGTCTTTCGTCCGGAGTCATGGAATTGATGATCGCCTCAATTTTCACCAAAGCGCGGTCATCGACATCGAGGCCTTTCATCATTTTTCCCTGCGCCCCGGGCAACATGCCGATCAACTGACTCAGCGGGCCCATCTTTTTTATCTGCTGCAATTGATCGTAAAAATCCTGCAACGTAAATTGCTGCCGGCGAAGTTTTTTCTCTAATTTCGCCGCCTGCTCTCGGTCAACTGCATCCTGGGCTTTTTCCACCAGAGTAACGACATCGCCCATGCCCAAAATCCGCGACGCCATCCGTTCCGGATGAAACGTCTCCAACGCAGCAAATTTCTCGCCCGTGGAAATAAGTTTAATGGGCTTATTCGTCACCATGCGCATGGAAAGAGCAGCGCCGCCACGAGCATCGCCGTCCATTTTCGTCAACACAATCCCGTCGAAATCGAGCCAATTTTGAAATTCCTTGGCGGTATTCACCGCATCCTGGCCCGTCATGCCGTCGGCGACGAACAGAATCTCTGTCGGATTCGTTTTTTTCTTTATCTCCAACAGTTCGTTCATCATAGCGTCGTCGATGTGCAGCCGCCCGGCAGTGTCAAAAATTGCCACGTCGTGGCTGTGTTTGCGGCAAAAGTCCACCGCGGACAAACAAATTTCCACGGCTGATTTTTTGCTGTCAGAGATAACCGGCGCTTCGATCTTTTCGCCGACAATCTCCAACTGGCGCACCGCCGCCGGCCGATAAATATCAGCGGCGACCAAAACCGGCTTGCGACCTTTTTTTCTCAAAAATAAACCCAACTTTCCGGCGAGCGTGGTTTTTCCTGATCCCTGCAAACCGGAAAGCATGATGATCGACGGAATCTGTCCGGAAATTTTCAAAGGAACGTCAGATTTCCCCATCAAGTTTACCAACTCGTCGTGAATAATTTTCACGATTTGCTGCCCCGGGGTAATGCTTTTCAGCACCTTCTGGCCTAACGCTCGCTCTTGCACCGCGGCGATAAATGTCTTGGCAACTTTGTAATTGACATCCGCTTCGAGCAAAACGCGACGCACTTCTTTGAGGGCATCACTGACGTTCTTTTCGGACAATTTACCATGACCGCGAAGTTTCTTGAATACGCTTTCTAATTTTTCCGTCAAATCCTGAAACATAACTTCAACTCAACCTGCTCGATTAAATTTGCTCCGCAGCCTTATCTTTCAAATTAACAGACAACTAGGCAAATAAGCTTAATTCGTCGATAGCTTTTAAATATAATAAAAAATATTAAGATATGCAAGTAAATTTTGCGCACAGGACATTCCACTGCATTTCCCGGCACCGAATCAAAAAAAATTTTCGGCCGTTAGAATATTTTTACGCTTTTTATCATCAAAGGATTTTCAATTGCCGGAGCGCGTTTTTCGCGGCAATTTGCTCCGCTTTCTTTTTGCTATTCCCCTTTCCTGATCCCAGATCCCTGTTTTTGATCAGTACGTCTATGGTAAAAATCTTCTTGTGATCAGGCCCTTCCTCTTTTTTCACCACGTAATGAGGCACTCCCATGCCGCGACTTTGCGCATATTCCAACAGCATACTTTTGAAATTTTTGTACTGCTCCTTTGAGAGAATATCATCGATTTGGCTCAAAAGTTTGTCGCTGATGAACTCCACCGCGGTTTTTAAGCCGCCATCGAGATAAATCGCCCCGGTAATCGCTTCGAAAGTGTCCGCCAAAATAGAAGGTCTGTTCCTTCCGCCGGCTTTTTCTTCAGCGTCGTTAAGCAAGACGACATCGCCCAAGCCGATCTGTCGGGCAACATTTGCCAATATTTTTCGGCTTACTACAAGAGATTTTATCGCCGTCAGCTCGCCCTCACCTTTTTCAGGAAATCGTCGGTACAAATGCTCCACGACGACCATTCCCAACACCGCGTCCCCCAACAGTTCGAGCCGCTCATTGGATTGCAGCCGAGGCTCATTCGTGACCGCCAAAAAAGAACGATGTTTCAGCGCCTGAAAAATCAGTTGTTTGTTCGAAAAATGGTAATTTAGTTTTAGTTCAATTCTTTCAATATCTCTTTTCGTCAACGATCTCGCTTGAGAATGAGGATGAAAGAGTTTGGCGACGAAAGTATTCAGTTTGTTCAACATGAGCGTTCTGGTTTTTACCGTGATGCCTCATATTTTTTGACAACCAGGGTTCCGTTGTGCCCGCCAAAACCGAATGAATTTGAAATAGCCACATTGACGGGTTTTTTAACTGGCACATTAGGGGTATAATTTAAATCGCACTCAGGATCCGGCGTCTCGTAATTAATCGTTGGATGAATTATGTCATTCAAAACCGAAAGAATCGCGGCAATAATCTCAACGCCTCCGGAAGCACCAAGCAAATGTCCGACCATAGACTTGGTTGAACTGATGTGAAGAGTCCTGGCATGTTCGCCAAAAACCATCTTGATCGCCTTGGTTTCCATGATGTCGTTATAACGCGTCGAGGTACCGTGTGCGTTGATATAATCGACTTCATCCGGAGAAATCCCGGCATCTTCGAGCGCGATCTTCATCGCTTGCGCGGCTCCGGCTCCCTCAGGGTCTGGCGCAGTTACATGATAAGC
This genomic interval from Calditrichota bacterium contains the following:
- a CDS encoding KH domain-containing protein, encoding MKRFIETIAKHLVDKPEEVSVTEIDGERTIVYELRVGYGDLGKVIGKRGQTAKSIRILLAAASAKRGKRAVLEILE
- the rpsP gene encoding 30S ribosomal protein S16, with translation MAVKLRLTRRGKKKQPFYRIVAIDSRAKRDGKYIEKIGHYNPLTNPAEVLIDEEKVFYWLKNGAIPTDTVKNLLSEHGIWMKWSLMKQGADEKKIEEEVKKWEVLQLERQKRLEAIEAQKKRDKEEAKAAEEEEAVAAEAGETEQAAEAEEIEPATEVVETEQAAEAEETEPTTETAEIEQAAEAAETEPTIEVAEVEAAAETAPVEEAAEEPAAEAAEPAAEETADSEEKKQESASE
- the ffh gene encoding signal recognition particle protein, whose amino-acid sequence is MFQDLTEKLESVFKKLRGHGKLSEKNVSDALKEVRRVLLEADVNYKVAKTFIAAVQERALGQKVLKSITPGQQIVKIIHDELVNLMGKSDVPLKISGQIPSIIMLSGLQGSGKTTLAGKLGLFLRKKGRKPVLVAADIYRPAAVRQLEIVGEKIEAPVISDSKKSAVEICLSAVDFCRKHSHDVAIFDTAGRLHIDDAMMNELLEIKKKTNPTEILFVADGMTGQDAVNTAKEFQNWLDFDGIVLTKMDGDARGGAALSMRMVTNKPIKLISTGEKFAALETFHPERMASRILGMGDVVTLVEKAQDAVDREQAAKLEKKLRRQQFTLQDFYDQLQQIKKMGPLSQLIGMLPGAQGKMMKGLDVDDRALVKIEAIINSMTPDERQRPHIIDGSRRKRIFRGSGTSIQDVNQLLKQFKMMQKMMKNINKIGFKGLPIGF
- the rnc gene encoding ribonuclease III; the protein is MLNKLNTFVAKLFHPHSQARSLTKRDIERIELKLNYHFSNKQLIFQALKHRSFLAVTNEPRLQSNERLELLGDAVLGMVVVEHLYRRFPEKGEGELTAIKSLVVSRKILANVARQIGLGDVVLLNDAEEKAGGRNRPSILADTFEAITGAIYLDGGLKTAVEFISDKLLSQIDDILSKEQYKNFKSMLLEYAQSRGMGVPHYVVKKEEGPDHKKIFTIDVLIKNRDLGSGKGNSKKKAEQIAAKNALRQLKIL